The sequence below is a genomic window from Lycium ferocissimum isolate CSIRO_LF1 chromosome 9, AGI_CSIRO_Lferr_CH_V1, whole genome shotgun sequence.
TTTCTCTCGGAGTTCTCCACCTATTTTGTGTTTCCACATTTTAATCTGCTCCTCTCACCAAGATAGAGTTCATGGTTGAATCAGCCTTCGCTCAAAAAACTAAAATCATGGACGAAGCACATCCAACCAATTCGAGTTGGCAATAGTCTAAAATTTTCACTTTGTCTGCTAGACTTGTACCTAGACCTGTACCGATTAAAGAATCTTTTTGTGAAGTCATATTTGTTTTTCATATTAGAGACAGTACTAGCTTCCCTGTGGCTCGCATTTCAAGTCTGGGTTATCATAATTGCCTTAGCAATTGCCAACATTTGCCTCTCCTAGTAGAGCTTTGCTTCTTTAAGGTTCGATGTTTTGTTAAAGAAACCTCAAAGGGAACTTGAGGCACCACATTTTTCAACAGAGAAATGGCAATATGTTAAGAACGTAAGTATGTAACCATGACGGAAGATCCACTTGGGAAGCTGTCAAATCGCATTTTGGACCTTGGTTAAAAGTACATGTGCACTATGCATGAAAGGACAAGAGGAAATATTATGTTAGGGCTATGCAAGAACTTCCTCTTTCCTTTCTTATTAGTTGTGTACTTAAACCTGGAACCTCACTACcttctttgttttccttttcattttagtTCCTTTTTATGAAAGTGTCTCTATCTTCTTCAATAAACATGACTTCATTATACACAATATAACAATAAGATATAACATCTGGTTATTACCTTAGGCACACCGGCATAGACATCAGTACCATTCGGATGATTGATAATGATTCCAGGTCTTGGATTCAACTCACTCTTGGCAATGTCATCATACATGAATACTATTATGTTCTCGTCTTTCAATCCCCCTCTTTTCAAGATTTGGTAAGCATGACATACATCTGCCTGCATTTACCCCAAATAGCTTTAGCTTCAAAACCAATTAGCAGACTAAAACCAAAAAACAATTAGCTAACTTCAAATACTTGATTAGTAATGACAGTTGCATCTCTATCAAAGGAAACATCAAGCAATTCCCTATTTGCATGAACAAGTAGAGTTAGCTACTATTATAATTAATTCACAAGATATCGTTTCTGCAAGTACGATAGTTACAGGTTCAACAATCAGTAATTAAGTACCGTCCCCTCCTAATTTGAGGGGGACTTTTAGCTTGTAGCCAAGATAAGTATTGTTCGAAGGACTATTAAAAGAGTAGCAATTTGAGTCttggctaatcaatttgaaaaacacgTTTACCAACGCTAAAAGAGCAGCACAATTGTGCTTGACCAAACATTTAAAAAGTGCTTCCAGAGAGAAGCTACCTTTTTCAGCTCGGCTACTACTCATTTTTCCTCAAAACTTGAAGAACCTCAACTCTCTAAAATAACATTTTCTCTAGAAAGTTTAGCACTTTTGCCTTTccagaagcttggccaaacaataTTAATTTGATTAACATCCAAATTAGAACCAGACTAGACTAATACATATCTCTAGATAATGAGCCATTCTCATCAGACAAAATGGTGGAAGTACACTTAATTCAAATATGGGAAAGCGAAAATTGCCACAGACTTTCAGGTTTCAAGAAATAGtaatattttctagaattccaaTTGAGAGGGATTGaaacaatttttcatttttagttttattttttttagctccACAGTAGAATCTGCATGAAGGGTGTTCATATTCATCCTTTTAATACCTGATGACGATAATTTCCATATCCATTCGAACCAGCCACGAGAACCGCCCACCGCACGCCACCGTGCTCTTGCACCTCATCATCATCACGATCTACCGGCGATCGTATTAATGGGTCCCACCACCGGTGGGCCCTACCTATCCTTCTGCCAATTTTGGGTTCAAAAGGAATAGCCCCCACCATAACCAACATCATCAAGATCATGCATACTGCAAAATTAAAGGACcccatgaaaaaataaaaactcaaaTTTCGAAGAGGGCGGATTGAAATGAAAGTGAACAAACAGAGGAGCTGATAATTTAGAGTGAAATTTGTGAAGTGGTTTGGGTCATTTGAGGAGTATTATGTATGTGGCGGTGTGTGTAGACATGCAGAACCAGAGAGTGACACCTATGAAGAGTTGTGGGTCCAAAGGCTGTGTCTTTGTACCAGGTGGTGGTTTATGTTGTCGTTGTACGACTCTTGAGTTAAGTGTGGAAAATGCTGCTTGATATACATTCAGACTCATTCAGAGCACtaatcttcattcataattatgATTTTTCCCTTAACTCCTAATTAAAGTACTACTCGCCCGTCCCATTTTGTTTGATTGGGCTTGGAGATTAACAAAGAAATATTCTTTTGACAGACTATAAATATCTGAAAAAAGTGATATCGTATAATACTGATGATTTTcactttttatacaacatttctCTTAATTTTTATACGGTTTTGAGCGATTCTTTATCTCATGATTCCAAAGTTCATCTTTTTATTATGATATTTATAGTCAAGTGATCTCAATTTTTAGTTTATCTCATGTTAACTTCGatattatattatttacatTGTAGATGTTTCACCTCTGAGCGTGTGAATGGTATTGGAGTCCTACATTCTACAAGATAGAATAGACCAACTTATAATTTTTAGGAATTCTCACCTCATGAATTTTGAAGTTAGAGTTGGGCAAAGTACCTTTTTTTGTCATGCTCTCATCAAGTTTAGTGTTTAAAGCTGAATGTGCAACATAAAATAGGATATTTGGAGTAATATTTATTGAAGTTCGGATCACAGATTACACGGAACAGGAGATATCGATATTAAATGTAGTACTCCTTAAAGTACTTTAGGCCTACCCAATCTATAGGAAGGAAAACATCATATTACTAGATTTGTTGTCAGCCTTTAAATGATATACGGATTTAATTTGGGTATCTGCAGATGTATTTATTCAAATTTGATTAATTGTCCCCTAATGGAAATGGAAAAATCTATTTGGCAAAATCATTTTTGGGCAAAACTATCAAAAATGGGGTATATTAGTCATTTCATAGAAAATCTTGGGGAATCTttactttttaatattttattgtgATGTGCTTTTACATCACTGCCCTCCTGATAAAATGAGACTCTCTCTCATATAGGCTAATCATGGCTATGTTTCCCATgctcttttccatttttttaatgtatcttttttttattattatttttacattaGTTGTGTTGTGTATACATAAGGTAGGCCTAAAGGTGTATTTAACTTTTtaaacccatcgacaaacactcgcactttttttttgaagacCTTCCTAAGGTGgtccttgttccatttagacacttcgtgtgggccattcctattccacttagatactttttttcttatttttctttttgtttaaattgTATTGTCATTTAAATGtgcaactcaattaaattgtgccactcattttaattgtaaattcactaatttgtaaattcgtggagtttttgaccattaaaaattggggcttttgggtacagtttgtcttttcttttctttttttctttttgtttggcTTTAAGTCAGAGTGAAagagttttttttattattatttttcttgtaaataaagttttttttttgttcacttATTGTGTATGCATCGGTCCAAggtgtatttcctttttttcttcttttttctttttgtttacttATTGTGTATTTTTtactccttttttctttttctttttttctttttgttttggcatccgaatttttttttttttttttttgtaaataaagtgttaTTTATTGGCTATATACGTACGTATTTAGCTAGagtgtatttttttcttctttttcttttttgttttggtatctaaaaagtgtttttatttttcccataaatttatatatatatatatatatatatatatatatatatatatatatatatatatatatatatatatatatatatggtatttGGTTCCCGTTGGACGTTATATATTGAAGAATGGAATAATTTGAGTGAGTGATTAATTTTTGTcgtttaatttttatttttatttttgttcatgTTGTTTAATTTTGTATTGTTTTTTGTTGAGCTCAATATTGCTATTTCTTGTGAATGCAGTgtcaaatcattatttattaATAACATAAAGAATCAGGTCACTATTAGTGTTGAAATAACTATGAACTAAAATTAGGTATGACCTTATTATGAAATGCTTCTAATTTGATTATGAAAATGCAACAAACcaatattttgcattgcattgaATTTCCaattaaatattgaaaagtcATTTATTTTAACCATTTTGCTCTATTAAAAATTGCAGATAGTAATTTTCCGTTCCAAAAAATGTCGACTGCTATTGCAGCGAAATTGGTCAAGGTCCGCGTTTAGAACCCTTTGATCCGAGGTTCAGATGCAGGTGCGCGCGTTTGATAgtctaaaacttttttttttcatttttgtttcttatatGATCACCCGAACTCGAAAATCAAGTATCGATATTACTTTAATCCTTTTGAACACCAAAATTCACTTAGTATTGCTATTTGATTGAGAAAACACTAAGCCTTTGAACGAAATGTCATATCACATACTTGTTTGTTTGAAGATAGCACGTTAACATATCTAATACTTTGAATGCAGTGGCAACTCATTATCTCTTAACATAATGCATCAAGTCACTTTTGGTGTTGAAGCAACTATGAACTAATGAGTTATAACCTTGTTACAAATAAGCTCACAATTATCGATCGGTAATGTAAAACATCGACGAGAAATCCTAACGATTGTCGTGTACACAAATTTGTAACGTAAAAAACCCACACAAAACATGAATATCATTATTTACATTTCAATTTGATTATGAGAGTGCAACAAACCTATATTTTGCATTGAATTTCCTATTAAATATTGAAAGGTCATTTATTTTACTATTTTACTCTATTAAAAAAGGCAgctaaaaaaatattcattccAAGAAATGACGAATGTTATTGCAGCAAAATTGGTCAAGGTCCGCGTTTAGAACCCTTAGGTCCTATGTTCGAGTCTAGGTGCACGCATACagtgaaaagtttttttttttcaatttttctttcactttgatATTGGGCTGCATTTCTCCTCTTCTGCTGAATGTTATTGCACCAAAATTGGTCAAACCCAAACATCTGCCTTGCAAACCCAAACATCTGCCTTGCgaaaattaatccattttttttttttacttagttgGGGTTCAAACCCAAAACCTGAGGGTGtcaggcgaagggcaaaatttaaagacccaccaatttgaaggacaaaagttaaagaccatcccaaatgaaggacaatccgcgcaattttttgtttcaatttcgACCACCTTAAAANNNNNNNNNNNNNNNNNNNNNNNNNNNNNNNNNNNNNNNNNNNNNNNNNNNNNNNNNNNNNNNNNNNNNNNNNNNNNNNNNNNNNNNNNNNNNNNNNNNNAGCTTGTGTTTTGTCTAAGCAAGGCTTGAAATTCCCTACAACATTTTGAAGTTGCAAAGGTTACTCTAATAAGAAAAATACGATCTGTTTCGAATATGATATCCAGAAATGTCATGCTCATACAGCTTAATCAGATTAATATTATTAGATATATTAACTAAATTGAGCATAGTCGTTTCGTCGTCTCGTGTAGCATTCAACGTtggtgatgaaaatgatttgtGCAGCACAACATAGATGTGCATTACGAAAGGTGCTGATACATCTCATAAATTGTAGTACTAAATTAGTAGTCTAAGTGGTTCTAAGATTGTGGCATGAGGTATATATAATGTGACTCGGAGATTTCACGAAAGGAACATGCACATTGTTGGCTTGCTTCCAActcctattttcttttttggagtACCCTCTGATTTTCATTGGTAACTGTTCCTTTCGAGCAGATTTTTATGCCAATTTCCGGATGAAACAGCTCAACTTTGGctcttctattttttcttttcttttttttttctttttcacctcCCGATGGACGGTATCCGTTTTGGAGTCCCGACTAATAGAGGTTCAGGTAAAGCGTAAGGCTCACTATAGAGGAAAGTGCTCCCCACGAAAAAGAAATTTCATTCATCGGTTCGAATCCGAGACATTTGGTTAAGGGTGCAGAAATCTTGATTATCTATTCCATCACAATCCTTGGAGGTGACTCTTCTAATCTTTACATGGCATTTAGGTCCTAAGTGAATAAGATAACCACCAGATAAAAAATGGAGCAATTATGCACCCCCTCATCCACGCTTcaagaaattgagagagagagtgtgtgtgtggggtggggggggggggacatcCAACAACGCTTGAAGAAATTATATGCAAGCAAATGGAGAGAGAGTGTGTTGTGGGAGGGGGGGGGGCAAACATCCAAcaaaacacaacaacatatccagcaCATCCTATTGATCTGGATAATAAGATTCATATCCAGTTCCATGATCAAGAATTCCCAATCAACTTGCATGGAGTTAAGATCCATAAAAAATGAAAGTCAATAATTGCACTAAACTAAGATTAGTcggaacaacatcaataataaaaaTTCATATAACCGATTTCAATTTGTTAGAATTAAAggcataattattttattattgtatattattAGAAAGAAGCCAAAGATTGAGCTACTGAGTCTACAATTTTCTTGTTTGAAGAGATCTTATCCAGATCTTCTTAAAACCATTCCATAGCTCTGGATGTCTCCACATGAAAAGTTCAGCGGCCAATCTTCCGCGTGTTTGTTGGAAGTTCAAGAGGCAGAGGTAGTGATAGTAATCACAATATTTGTACTTGATGCACACAATAGGATAAAAAAGCTCCCTTGCCACCCAAGAGGGGAGCACCACCCCTTTCAAACACCATTCTACGCCCTTTTGCCAATTACCATGGAACGGTGTAGCGGAATAATAAACATTTCTCTCAGTTAATTAGAGATTTTGGGTTCAAATCCCGATGGAGTATTAAGAATGTAGTCACTTTGGGTGGGGAACGCAAACCTTACAATGGAATGGACTTTGATTGTAACAATGCGAATCAAAACCATTTGGTCTGGTGGGTCTGCGATGCCTCAAAAAATTGGGCAAGGTGCACCTCACCGGTCAAGTATTCAACTTTGTCGTcccaatttttaaattaaagtaGTTAAAACGGCTCACTGAAGTTTATGAATTCTTATAACAAACTCAAATTAATACCACAAATTCACAATAATAATCGAATTcgaaatcaaatatttataaatattttaaagaatttcttaatatatatatatatatatatatatatatatatatatatatatatatatatatatatatatatatatatatatatatatatatatacaaaaattaagTAAAATTATTGAATTCACATTTTAATCTGTATCCTCCTACCTAAATCTGTCACTAAATCTAGTGGCAAATCCATCTTCATGGTCTCATCCACCTTCAGCTTCCCCTTCTTTAGATACTGTAGGGTCTCGTGCAAGATTTAAGACTGCAAGCGTATGCCCGACATTATTGGTTATGTTATTTGTGCAATTATAAGATTACTAAGAAAAAGACTTCTACTTCTTTAAGTTTTTAACACTTCAtaatatatacttatcatatattgtgttggaaatttcaagaaatttttaaTGAATGCACAAATTTTAAAGTATGTTCGATTTCAATCATTAGATCATTTTTAACTTACATAGAAGCACGATTTTGGAGGTGGTATCGTcgtccacctccaactcatgtaaaaaaaaaaaaaaaaaaaaaatggaccccatattaaaaaatcaagcaatatccatgtaattcccaaagtatccccattaagtcaataatggtggattcattgccacatgcgtatcaacccattagtgggagcaaataaAATCATTGTACAGCAAAAAACGTGGACCTCAtattaagtagccaaaccatacaattttctttcttttcttatattagcctgagatctaatctagatatttaactgttgtatttgctattctgccatgtcatttattttgttatgtttactaaaataaatatacttaaaatatttatattttaaaataagatagaatttaattacttttttatttttattcttactctaataaatgtaaaaagagattaatatcgtaaaagaaacaataatattaaatggagatcaaataataaataaggtaaattagccaaattataattctaattgacgtttccttaaaaaaaaaagtgcaaaagacaacacgacaagtaaaatgagctaaatcaagaatattcaccaaaaattaaaaaatagtagttcttcgtttaaatagaaaatcaaatttatactttgtttcgttttaaacatgtaaaattaatttaataatttgaactaatgtaaatttgatttaattttagaattatccaaatcaaaatttgataaaaaaaatagtaagtattgtttaggtccaatatacatacattaacaatagaatatgttacacctttaaattaattgaattaaaattcaagttatcaactgatgcttaaatattgctattatttcgtctcaaagagaggaaaatagactttttaaataagtcttctcttttaaaaagtattaataaatatttgcaaactttgtattcatagcaaacactaatataataaagttttggatacggagcacaaactatagtgttatattaatcgtgttttgaacatacaacttattagtaaaaagtaaaaagattcaagcgaatttttattttaaaaagctgacaaaatgatgaataaaataattGCAATTTCAGAAATTATATAACCAATTAACAGTAATAAgaacaaattttgaaataaaagaaaaatatatgggtcaaaaaattaatttgatgtgtaactatataacataaactttagtagaatttaaattaaattttaaagaaaatacatttaTCATGTGAGACTACACGAtaatattttcactaaattgatataaatgataaaagtacttattaacaatatatcattgtaattatgaaagaagaaagtaagaaaatattGTATAATGCTAACAACTTTTCGCATTATCTTTTGAGATAAATTACGCATTTGAATTATATGCCtgaactttctaatttttatttgtgaagtggtaaataagaaataattaatCTTCGAGAAAATAATGTATAATGACTCACTGGTTGTTGTATAAAATACAATTCAATCTAAGAAGTAAATATATATCTTTAAAACCTAATAAATTTATAgcattaaatataataaaaagataGAATGTTAGATTCTTAGTGCttttacaacttaagaaatgaatgttctcataattaaaaaataataagtcatgTTACTTTATTAAACTATACTACTAAAGTTTTAATTAAGATCAGTAAAATGTAAAGATTTCAACGGAACAAAAATTTTAACATTaaataaaactttaaaattaaataaaacttcaaacatCTAGTATTTATAATAATTTGCTAAAGAGTATGCCAAGCAAAAAATGAAAGGGGGgtaggaaaaaaggaaaagaattccTCTTTCTTGCTTACTCCGCTGCGCTTTCTTGAGTCCAACTTTAACCTAAAAATTCCAATAATAGCACCAATCCTCATAGAACTTTCTAGAacctcaacaacaacacctaGTACAACTAGAACCCTCTAGTCTCCTCCACTACAAAACCCCTCTTTATAACAAATCCTAAAAACACTCTTCCAAACACTTCCCCTAAAATCAAACAACAAACAAACCATGGCTGACGAAGCTAAAGCTAAAGGTAACGCCGCTTTCTCATCAGGCAATTTCACTGAAGCAATAACTCACTTCACTGAAGCCATCAATCTTAACCCAACCAATCACGTCCTTTACTCTAACCGATCTGCTGCCTACGCATCTCTAGCCCAATACTCCAACGCTTTGACCGATGCTCAAAAGACCGTTGACCTTAAACCTGATTGGGCTAAAGGTTACTCTCGTCTTGGTGCTGCACATTCTGGTCTCCACCAATACAACGACGCCGTTTCAGCTTACAAAAAAGGTCTCCAGATTGACCCTAATAACGACGCCTTAAAATCCGGTCTCGCTGATGCTGAGTCAGCACAGGCTCAGGCTCAAGCCCGATCTCGGCCCGGCCCGGGCGGTCCCGCGAGCCCGTTTGGTGATGCGTTTTCCGGGCCGGAGATGTGGGCTAAACTGACAGGTGATGCAAGTACGAGGGCTTATTTGCAACAACCTGATTTTGTTAACATGATGAAAGATATACAAAAGAATCCGAATAATTTGAACCTTTATTTGAAGGATCAGAGAGTAATGCAAGCGTTAGGGGTTTTATTAGGGGTAAAATTGTCAACTAGGATGCCGGAGGAGGATGAGGAGATTCCGGAAGGTTCTACCGAGGCtcagaagaaggaggagaagaggCCCGAGCCTGTGCCCGAACCGGAACCGGAGCCAATGGAAGTGGGTGAAGAGGAGAAGGAGATTAGAGAGAGGAAAGCGAAAGCGCAAAAGGAGAAGGAAGCGGGTAATGGGGCGTATAAAAAGAAGGATTTTGAGACTGCTATTAAGCATTATAGTAAAGCTATTGAGCTTGATGATGAGGATATTTCGTTCATTACTAATCGCGCTGCGGTATACTTGGAGATGGGAAAGGTATTAACCACATACATTGATACTCCTAATGTTAATAGTAGTATTAAACCTGAAAAAGATGTTAAAATAATGGTTCTATatcaaagtttaaatttttaagaATTGCACCTAGGATTTAGCCTAACTAGAGTGCTACACAAGGAGTTTATATTGTTAATTTGTCTTACATGGTATAGTAATAGTAGTTAGCTAAAAAGATGTtaaattgatgattaaattTTGAAGAAGTTGCACCTGGGATTAAGCCTAGATAGAATTAAACGGCTAGACAAGGAGTTTATGGTGTTAATTTGACTTATTTAGTATGGTAATAGTAGTAGTAAAGctaaaaagaagataaattgATGGTTCTCTATGAAAGTTTAAACTTTTAAGAAGTTGCACCTAGGATTTAGCCTAGCTAGCGCAATTAAACGGTTAGACAAGGATGTTTATATTACTTATATGGTATAGTCGTAGTAGTAGTACAGTTAAAAAAAGATTGATGGTTCTATATCAAAGTCTAAATTTTTAAGAAGTTGCACCTAGGATTTAGCTTAGGTAGCACGATTAAACTGATGATTATGGGAGGCAAGGGTTGGAATCTAGCAGagtaaagaaaaagttaagTGATTTCTCCCATCTACTCGATAATATTGGTAGAAAGGTGCAGGTATGATAGGATAGTCCACCTCCAGCTTGATAGttgtttaaaaaatgaaatttgataGTTTAATGAGTTTCAGTTTTTTAAAGTTGTATATATTAATATTATGGAGAAATAGAcaacattttggaaaatgggAAGAGTTTCATATAAACTGGAACGTAGGAAGGGAGTGTCAAGCTTCACTACGCGTGTGCTTGTCTTTATGTATTGTTATGGTGACATGCTTGGAGGAATTTTGAGTTCATCATCAGCATAGTTGACGCCTTAGAAGGATTTTGCTTTTTCTCATAGGTAAAAGGCTACCTGGTAGTGACGTAACTCCTTGGTGAGTTTGGTATTTTTTGCAACATAACTAAGTTTGTAGTTGGGTTTGGTCTAAGCCTCTAAGGTATTAGATGGGTTTCAATATACCAAACGTTGTAGTTGGGAGTGGCTTGGAGTATAATAATCAATAAAAGGCCTTCACTgtctttataattaaaaaaaaaggtcttcACTGTGAAATGGAAAATCTGACCTATTAATGCGCAGGTGGTATGTCTTTCTTAAACCTATGAACAGGCTGTAAAGTGGTGGTTGGATAGTGATATTCCACAATACAGGTGCTAGTGCACGTATTCTGTAGCTTGTATTAGTCATGGAGTGGTGCGTTGCTCTCTTCTTGAAAGACAAGATTGCTTAAGAACTTGTAAAGTCTAGGCAATGTCCTGATATACTTGTTAGGTGCCTAACTGGTGCTGGGTTAATAGTAATGCTCATCATTATTCTAAAGTAAACATAATGTTCTTAGAAGAAACCCAAATGTTACCGGAGATGTAATTAAAACACACGTACTGGTAACCTTCATGCAGAGTTATTTGTCAGttctatttattcttttgtttttgttatttaAGTTTCATTTGTTCTAGCCTTCCATAATTGATGCTGCTTAGAGgtgttttttttattcttttgtttttgttatttaAGTTTCATTTGTTCTAGCCTTCCATAATTGATGCTGCTTAGAGGTGTTTTTTTGTGATGGTAGTGAAGTAATTGTTTGGCATTTTGCTTTAGAAGTTGTTAACAATGGAAGTAGTCTCTTAGATGGTTTACAAACTTCCTCTCTTCAGTAACCGTATCTATCTTCGCCTATCTTCCATTATTCCATATATTGTGGTAGCAGTCACCTCCTCTATTGTGGTAAATGGAGTCTATATGATAGGCTTCACTTGGAGATCTGTGTCTGTCTCTTCTTCTAGGTGTTTGCATCAGAATTTCTCATTCCATGgttctttttttgtttggatGATGCATTAAGAGTTCATCCCAGTTTATCGGGAAGACACCATCTGGCCGAAAAAGCAAAAAACTTACAGGGAATTCTAAACTGAATTGAAGTTACTAGTAATGGTTATTGAATTTGCCAGTCATTTTAGGGGAAATCATGAGTTAGTCCACATCCTTTGTTAATTGGCCACCAACTAGAACAAACAAAAATCTTGAGTTTCAGGGTGAAAGGTTT
It includes:
- the LOC132030412 gene encoding hsp70-Hsp90 organizing protein 2-like — protein: MADEAKAKGNAAFSSGNFTEAITHFTEAINLNPTNHVLYSNRSAAYASLAQYSNALTDAQKTVDLKPDWAKGYSRLGAAHSGLHQYNDAVSAYKKGLQIDPNNDALKSGLADAESAQAQAQARSRPGPGGPASPFGDAFSGPEMWAKLTGDASTRAYLQQPDFVNMMKDIQKNPNNLNLYLKDQRVMQALGVLLGVKLSTRMPEEDEEIPEGSTEAQKKEEKRPEPVPEPEPEPMEVGEEEKEIRERKAKAQKEKEAGNGAYKKKDFETAIKHYSKAIELDDEDISFITNRAAVYLEMGKYEDCIKDCDKAVERGRELRSDYKMVARALTRKGTALAKMAKSSKDFEAAIEVFQKALTEHRNPDTLKKLNEAEKAKKELEQQEYFNPQIADEEREKGNQLFKEMKYPDAVKHYTESIKRNPKDPRAYSNRAACYTKLAALPEGLKDAEKCIELDPTFVKGYTRKGAVQFFMKEYEKALKTYQEGLKLDPHNQELLDGVKRCVEQRNKASRGDLTPEELKERQAKGMQDPEIQNILTDPVMRQVLQDFQENPKAAQDHMKNPLVMDKIQKLINAGIVQVK